The region CACACTGTTCCTACATTCTCTGACCTATAATTTTGGTCATCCATAAATGTGTTCTTATAGGAAGCAATTGTCTCACTTCCATGGTTAATCCTCTTCTCACCATTTTTGTTGGTTGTTTAGCTTATAGTATTATTATTATAGCAACTATTTTATAAAATACTACATTTCATGCATAATTGAAAGTTTGATCTTATATAGTTGAAATGGGTAGCTTATTCCTAGATCAAATTAAAAAGCATACAACAAATTTTCTTCAAGAAAAATACAAATCTGCTAGGATGACATTTACAGATGTTACAGGAACTGAATTGTAAGTATGTGTGCTAACGCACATTTTCTCGCTCATCCCAACTGTTGATTTTAGATCAGTTGGTATTTCAAACTCGATTTTATGTAATAAAATaatctcataaaatttgaatCACGTAAAAATGTTACACTTAATTTATTAACACTTATTTATGATGAATTAGGTTAGCTGAGGAAGCAACAAACAAAGATGATTCCGGCCCTGATGCAAAAACAATGACAAAAATTGCTGAGGCATCTTTTGATATTGATGAATATTGGAGGATTGTTGATGTTCTTCATAGAAGGTGTATATATGTTAatataagaaaataaattatGAAATTAGTGACACTTGTCTagaattttcaaatttaattAACATAAATGGCTCAAAGTGCAGGTTGTACAATATTGATTGGGATCAATGGAGGCAATCTTACAAAGCATTAGTTCTTCTTGAATTCATGCTCACTCATGGTCCTACAGATTTTGCTCAAGAATTTCAATGTGATGCTGAAATTATTGAAGAACTAGGAAATTTGACTTATATTGACAAAAGAGGGtaaccttttagtctaattttGTCATAAATTTTTTTAAAGAGAGAGCTTAAGTAGAGGAGACTCTGAGATCTCAAAAAGATGAATAATATTATTGATTTCAGGTTTAACTGGGGAAGTAGAATGCAAAACCTATCAAACGAAATACTAAAGCTTTTGCAAGGTGGAGAAGCTCTAAAACAGGCACGTTTGAAGGCACTGAAAATAACAAATGAAATACAAGGATTCGGAAGTGGAAGTTCATTGAGCTCTCCAACATCAACAGTTTCATCACCTAGTTCATTTTCATCTGATCAATTAGGCTCACCAGGGTCTTCATCATTTTGCTCATTTTCTACCAATGGTAGTCCTAAGAATGTGGATGAAAAGCATCTTTGGAATGGTCCAGCAATTGAAGAGATTTTGATTGATTCTGATGACGATGtcgatgatgatgatgatgatgattacGATGGAAAACCAAAAGGATTTGTAAGTGAAATGTGTTCAAAGATTATTGGTGGTAATGGTCGCGAAAAGATTGAATTCAGATGCATTTCTGATGTTGGAAGGAAGGTTCCTAAAAAGAGTTATGATCGCCAATATTCACATTGGTTTTAAAGGAATATTGTTATATATATTATGCTAGAAAAGTTTATATGCATCATGTTTCTTAGTTTTTAGTACTATACAATGATGTCTCTTGTAAATTTCATCACTTATATATGAATGTACACATATGTAATATAAATAACACTTGGCTGGCTTTATCTATATGTTAAACTAAAATGAAATTAGAGTTATTATTCAAAACACATATATTTCCATTAAGACATGCTACATTAGTGATTTATATTTCCCAGCATTCATGCTTATATATTACTGCACTATAATTGTTTACATTATAATTAAACTAACGtaaattaataataaattttaaatgAAATTAATACTACACTATAATTACTGCACTGTCAATAGATTAAATATATTAACGTAAATTAATAGTAAATCTTAGATTAAATTAATAGTGCACTATAATTAacataaaaatatatttatagtatttattaattatttattaaatagtaatcaaattaaattaataaaatataaatcttaaatataattaatgtaataattctatttttttaatttgattattaTTTATTAAATCAACGTAAATcttaaattatttattaattatttattaaatagtaattaaattaaattaataaaatgtAAATCTTAAAATAAACTAATATAAtaattctattttttaatttgattacTATTTATTAAATCAACGTAAAtcttaaattttttattaattttttattaaatagtaatgaatttaaattaataaaatgtaaatcttaaatataattaatgtaataattttatttttttcaaatttgGACAAATGTAATTAATCAAGTTAATAAAATATAAATCTTAAATATAATTAATGTATTAATTCTATTCTTTTATGAATAATTATTTATATCTTATTTATAAATAGTTATTTATgtattattaaaataaataaatatttatttatgtCTTATTAAATAATAGATAAATTTCAAATATAATAaattttatattaaaattaatatttatataataaattaatattattaaatataaaatattttatattttatatatttagTATATAAATTCCatatttaataatattaatttattatataatttaataatataaaacatatcatattattatttaattaatattattatttaataaatatcATAGACTAAGAATAAATGCAATAGGAATATTTAAGTGGGAAATAAATTCAAAGTGAATCGCATGGCTAGTGGTTGGGTTCAAGTCCCATTGTCTCtataaattttttttaataaaaataacaACAATTTAGTCCATGtcaatataaaaaaaaattaaaaattatcACATCATTATTTTTTATGACTGAGTTTTTTGAGGGGTCAAAATAGAAAAATCTTCGTAAAATAGAGAGAAAGTGTAGTATTTTTTTGACAAACTGAATATGTCAAAGAAAATGTGTTGGGTGTGGAACAAAAGAATAGACAATCGGGTTTAACTTTAGTATCCTAAATGAAATAGATTTATTAGGTTCAAACTTTGCTGGGTACTCCCTTCGATCACAattataatattaataaatatAATTACTTTCACACTAactaaattaatttttttgattttatatataattaatataaaatttattataatatttttagTTGTATTTGATGAATCAACTACCAATATTAAATGTTTTTGAACTAAATAAAAGATTTACAGATAATATAAgtattaattaatttaaaaattaataacTTTTATTTATAATCCTGATCAAGATTTAAGgtcatttttttatttataaCAGCGATGAGACGATGAAGTAGGATGGTTTAGCTAAGGGGTTGCTTAGGAATAAGGCTAGATAAAGGCACAAGTGAGAGTTTTTATTTTTCTACCTCTAAAATCTATCAAGAATTTTTGGAATTAACAAAATTGTTTTTTGGATTCTTAAATCAGAATGTGTTTATGAAATTCCGATTTTAAAACtcaaatatttttattatatCCCATGCTTAAAGTTAAAAACTCATgttcattattttttttttcatttttccaATTCATACTAAAAGTCTCTCaaaattttgaaatttattttcAAATGACAATCAAATTATCGATGGACATTATACATATTATTTTCGTCTGAATGTAAAGGTAATGTGACTCTTATACTTTCTTATTGTATTTTGATCTTATCCAAACCAAAGCATTCCAATAGTGAATTGAAAATTGATAGATGACAATCT is a window of Lathyrus oleraceus cultivar Zhongwan6 chromosome 6, CAAS_Psat_ZW6_1.0, whole genome shotgun sequence DNA encoding:
- the LOC127097054 gene encoding epsin-3 encodes the protein MGSLFLDQIKKHTTNFLQEKYKSARMTFTDVTGTELLAEEATNKDDSGPDAKTMTKIAEASFDIDEYWRIVDVLHRRLYNIDWDQWRQSYKALVLLEFMLTHGPTDFAQEFQCDAEIIEELGNLTYIDKRGFNWGSRMQNLSNEILKLLQGGEALKQARLKALKITNEIQGFGSGSSLSSPTSTVSSPSSFSSDQLGSPGSSSFCSFSTNGSPKNVDEKHLWNGPAIEEILIDSDDDVDDDDDDDYDGKPKGFVSEMCSKIIGGNGREKIEFRCISDVGRKVPKKSYDRQYSHWF